Part of the Panicum virgatum strain AP13 chromosome 4N, P.virgatum_v5, whole genome shotgun sequence genome is shown below.
ATAATTACATGACTGTATCTATGATTACAATAATTCCCCTCTACCTAAACAGTGCTATTATCCAAAGATCATCTTAAAACTATAAGAAGACGGTACCCCTAGACCCTAGTGACTCCACAACCATCCATGCATATGCATCCTCTTGCTAGTTGCTACTGCTCCGACATACTATCCGAAGACAAAACAAGAAGAGGATATTATTAGGTGGCAGTTACAACAAGAATTTCAAAAGATCATTCAAAATAAGGTGTGCCTCAAACAAGATGAATCACCTGATTACGGTGACGCTGCAGGAGCATCggcaggcgccggcgccggcatcgGTGGCATTATCGGCGGCACATGTTGCGCTGTCAAAACACATCACCATGTTATGATCAATCCCCTTTCCAAACATAATGGACCATATATATTTGCATGAAAAGGTTGTGTGTAGCTTACTGTTGCAGGACAAGAGCGTTTGGAGCGgcagcagggcgccacaggtgAGCGGGAGGATGATCATCCGGACAGGGTCGATGTGCCGGGGCATGATGAGGCTGTTCATGCCGCCGTTCATGCCATGGCAGAGGCAGATGGGGGCGTCGCGGATGACCGCCTTGAGGCCGTCGCAGCACGCGGCCGGAGCCGCCAGCACGGTGAGGTTGGTCAGGTAGTCCATGCACGGCACCATGCCGATCAGCGGCGTCATGCACTCcgtcagcgccggcggcggcggcggcggggcgcttgCAGTGGTGGGCTGGGGTGGGACTACGCCGCCGGGCGAgcccggcgacggcgcggtGTTGTGGAACGTCGTGGGGCGCAGCACTTGGTCTGCCCCGCCGCCGAGTCCTTGGATCGTCCTCGCTTCGGACGGCTGCACAGCCGTTGCCGCAGCCACCGCGGCCAAGGCGAAGAGAAGGGCGACGAGCTTGCTGGACGCCATCGACATCGATCTCCTGCGTTTGGGCTGGTTCGTGTGGATGGAATGGAGGGAGCCCTGGGTTGGTCCGAAATTTATAGTCCTCGTGGTGTAAAGATAGCGAATTTGAACGTGCTGTTGTAAGAATTTTGGACATCAGCGCTTTATCTTCTGAATTATGCATCTGTCATCTATCTTCAGAATGGCAACGAGTCCAAGGTGTGTGAGACTCCCTCTGCAGTTCCTTGTGCCTCTACGGTTCAAATAAAATGAAGCGTCCGAACAATCCTGTCAGCTTAAGCACATTGTACATTCTCCCTTTGCTGATAACGTCGACGAGATTAAGTCCGGAAGCAGCACTTGACACTTGTGCTTGGGCTCATCAGATCTCCTGAAGTCCTGATCCGCAAAATTTGAAGAATGCTTCATTCAAGATTAGACACTGTCGACTTGTAAGAGTCCGGCATTCCTAAAAATCAGGCTGAAACATGTTTTACGAAAACTGTTTTTTTAATTAATACGAAAACTGGTTTTGATTTACTTGACCCAACTGGTTTATGCACCTGTCATTTATCTTCAGAATGGAAACGAGTCCAAGGTGTGTCAGATTCTGTCTGCAGTTCCTTGTGTTGTGCCTCTACGGGTCGAATAAAATGAAGCGTACAAACAATCTTGCCAGCTTAAAGCACATTCTGCattcccttttttttctgaatgCTGATAACGTCGACAAGATTAAGTCCGGAAACAGCACTTGTGCTTGTGTTGATCAGATCCTGAAGTCCTGATCCGCAAAACTAGAAGTATGCTTTTATTCAAGATTAGACACTGTCGACTTGTAAGAGTCCGGCATTCCTGAAATTTTGGGAGGGATTGAGCACATCATGTTCAAACAAAATGCGGCTGTCGTCGTTGAGTTgtgacagttttttttttttttgaaccataCCGTATTCTAGTTTTTTTGCTTGTCTGTTGAGCAAATTGAAGTCGATTGGATTTCAAATATTGAAGCCCAGGAATGCTGGTGTTGTCAAGAATCCACACGCTAACAACGAGCTAAAATCTTTTTTTGCTAAAAAGAACAGGTTAAACATGTGTTTTACAAAAACTGGTTTTGAATCGCCACtgtcaaaccaaaccaagccaacaAATTAACCAACCGATGGCAGCCCATGCAAAGCCAACCCACACCGGGCTGGTCCGGAAACAAACCAGAACCCAAGGAAACCAACACATGAACTTGGCGAGTTTTGATTTACTTGACCCAACACGTAATACGTCCGGCCCAAGCCCACCTTCTGATTCGGCCCAGTAGTCTACCATACCACCACCAGCATCCACCAGAGGGGAGAACTCAGAATCTCAGATCGAGAGGCCCCTCCGTCCGACCATCTCAAAGAACGCATCGCGTATTCGCgtcctcctcggctcctccagAATGTTCCCCTCCACCTGCGCCACCGCGCCCCGCTTCCTCCGCCCCTTCACGGCcaccgcgccccgccgcggcatggcggcgtgcgcggccgcCCCGTCCgaccctcccccgccgccgtccccggccccggcccccaaGGCGGTGCGCGTGGTGGTGAAGGGCCGCGTGCAGGGGGTCTTCTTCCGGGACTGGACTGTGGAGACAGCGCGCGCGCTGGGGCTCGCCGGCTGGGTCCGCAACCGCCGCGACGGCACCGTGGAGGCGCTCCTCTCCGGGGACCCGGACAAGGTCGACGAGATGGTGGCCCGGCGGATCCCCGTGGgcccgccagccgccgccgtcaccgccgtCGTGCCCTCCCCCGCCGACCCGGTCGACCCCGCCGAGGGGTTCCGCCGCAAGCCCACCGCCTGATTGGCGCGGCGCCTGGTTCGTCCGCCGTTTGGTGTCGATGACAACTGCGGATTCTGTAATCGTGTGCTTTGTCGGTCACAAACTcggttgaaaaaaaaaatggtcGAATGCATAATGCTAGTTCTAGTTGTATCGACAGGTTTTTGAATTTAAAGTTTTGATATTTGGATGTGTGACCTTCACGACTGTATCAGCACTTGCTCGTGTAAGATTTGGGATACGACCAGAATTGTGTGAATGGTGATTGCTTGGTGCACTCGTATCCGTGTCCGTGGTCACTCACTATACAGTTGCTCATCGACCATGTTTTTTATGGTCAGGCATGGAGGTGTCTGCCTAATTGCCATAGGGAAAAGCCAAATCGTTTTACACTTGATGAAGCCATGTTTCATTTTTTATAAAATCTGATTAGTGATTACAGGATTGACCCGTTTACCGGAATCATTCACCCTACAATAATCTGAATTGACGGTAGATTTAGGGTCCAAATTGGTGACTCTTAGGTCCATCTCCAAatctctttagttcaaatattCATATTACTTCTCACAatttaaaaaatagtataaatatttaaataaaaaaatggaaaTACAATTAAGAGTTACCAATTTACGCCCCACGCTAGATTTTGTCAAAAATGCATTGAGGAATGTGAGCAATAGGGCCGTCAGAGCTACAAATCAAACGAGGCCCAAAAGGCCCAAGCCTCCGCTCTAACATTACTTCgagcgttttttttattttttttatttttgaaaattgttttttacataaatatatttttattttcataatttacagttttatacctctaccgcccggctgcggggcggcagggggcctgccgcccctctgccgggcggtagggacctatatgtaaataaaatttaggtTTTCTTACATGAAGACCCCTGACGGGAGGCGGCCGCCTGGCAGCCGGGCGGCGGGCAGCGGGCACCGGCCGCCCGGTGGCGGGGCGTCAGGCTGCTGCTGCGCACTGCTCCATCTACTTGCATTCAATGCGCGTGCCGTGTCGCGATCCATCTTACAAGGAATCACTGGTCCAGCGCGAGGGCCCGGCCATCCTATGTCGTCTCTTGTGAAACGGTGCCGGTGTGGCGGTGTGCAAGGCACGTCCCAGATCCGATCAGGGTGATCACCCGCCCAGGGTCCCTCCCCGCGGATCCCCATCGATCGACGCGGCCACCGTACGCATCGCAGTCACACGGCAAAGAGAGGGTAAGCTACGCACACCTTCTTGGTGTActacaatttttttaatatatataacaaACACCTTTCGCGTGCTAAATTGCTTCCAGTTTCATAATATTTTGGAACTATTTGTGATGTAGCCACGTCGTAACTGCTGCTGATCCTTTTTAGCGGCCCGCTATGTCTTGTTTAGGCCTGCTTTTTTCATGTGGATGAAACTATCGTGAAAAATCACGTGCACTAACTGGCGGGATTGAATGCACTATctggcggtaggggtataaaactgtaaattataaaactaaaaatatattttttgtaaaaaacgattttcaaaaatataaaaataaaaaacgctTACTTCGAGAACATTCGCTCTCGGTCGCCGCGGCCCCCTCGTGCACGCTCCACTGCCCGCCGAGTCCCGAACCGcctctcgccggcgccggcgccatggccacctccgcgcccgccgacgcctcgtctccgcccgcgccgcagcGGCAGACGGAGCCCGCGCGGAAGGCGGTCCGCGTGGTGGTGAAGGGCCGCGTCACGGGGGTCGGGTTCCGCGACTGGACCGCCTCCACGGCCGAGTCCCTCGGTCTCGCCGGCTGGGTCCGCAACCGCCGCGACGGCAGCGTGGAGGCGCTCCTCTCCGGCGACCCCGCCAAGATCGAGGACATGATAACCCGTCGCCTCCCCGTCGGGccccccgccgccaccgtcacCGCCGTCGTCCCCTCCCCCGCCGAGCCCGTCGATCCGTCCGCCGGGTTCGAGATCAAGTTCACCGTGTGATCCGCCGCCCGCCCGTCCTGCGGCCGGATCGCTGTGTACTCAGTACTCCTACTAAGGATCGGAGGCGGCACCCAGTACTCCGTTTATCTGCTCTGCAACTGCGAAGTCTCAGCTTGGGGAGTCCATGTCAAATTGTGTGTACAAAACTTCAAGCTTGTTTCCAATTTCTAGGTGGCTTCCAGTACTTGAATAATGAAGTACTATTGAGTTCTAATAAACTGTCAGCTGTGGCATGATTGAAGATAAGAATTGTTTCTGGAATTGCGAAATGTGTTGCATGATTTGGCAGTTTAGCTGGAGAACTGTCAGAAACTGCTTGCCTGAACAATCTCTCTTTATCCCTAATGTACAAGCAAATGCTTACACACACAAATATGCAGTAACATCGAGGTTCAGACTACACTTACCTAGTGCCTGCTTTCTAGTCACAGTACAACTGAGTTGCCACTTTGAGCTTTTGCAATTTACAAATTAGGTTGCTTGCAGCAACATGGAGGTTCAGTCTGTTCCTGACAAATTCGATGTTGCTTGCACCTCCCTCTGTTTCTGATCTAGTACATGACTACAACTGATGCATCAACCGGGAGTTTCAGACAATCTGCCTAGTGCTCACTAATTACCTGCTTTGTACCTATGTAGATCTGTGGAGCTGCACGTCCGGGCAATGCTGCTCAAAccttctcctgcagctccaCCAGCGCCTTgccgccttcttcttcttcttcctcggcttCCTTGTGGAGCTGCACGGGCTTGAACGTGAACCGCTTGGCGCAAATGGCGTAGTacgccaggttcacgagctgcAGCATCGTGACGACCCAGTAGTAGTAGTCCAGCCTGCCGTGGTTGATGTTGTCGGGCAGCCAGttggcgccgccggggccggcgcTCCACCGGTGCACGGCGTCCACCAGCGCCGTGCTCGCGTAGCTCCCCAGCGAGATGGACAGCCAGAAGAGCGCCGTGGCCGTGCTGCGCATGCTCTCGGGCGCCTGGTCGTACATGAACTCGAGGTGCCCCACGGAGGTGAAGGCCTCGGCCACGCCGTGCAGCGCGTACTGCGGCACCAGCCAGTAGGCGGACAGCGGGGACGTGCCGGCgtccgcggcgccggccgctgccgcggcggccctgcggcggcgctccacGAGGCCGGCGACCAGGGTGGCGAGCGCGCTGAGGGCGAAGCCCACGCCCATGCGGTGGAGGAAGGAGATGCCGCGGTCCAGCCCCGTGGCGCGGCGCGCCAGCGGGACGAGCGCGCGGTCGTAGACGAAGAGGGTGAGGAGCATGGCGAGCAGCGCGAAGACGGTCATGGAGCCCGCGGGGATCCGGAACGCGGAGAGGcccggcgcgaggcggcggtcCATGGTGGTCGCCTGCTGCAGGGAGAAGGTGTGCTGCGTCGACGACGCCGTGATCACCAGGATGCCCGCCGCCCAGATGGGGCCCATGCGGATCACCGACTTGAGCTCCTCCACGCGGTGCACCGTGCTCAGGCGCCACGGGTTCGGGACGGGCGGTGGCGATGGTTTGCCGGAGGAGGCGT
Proteins encoded:
- the LOC120669593 gene encoding acylphosphatase-like; the encoded protein is MFPSTCATAPRFLRPFTATAPRRGMAACAAAPSDPPPPPSPAPAPKAVRVVVKGRVQGVFFRDWTVETARALGLAGWVRNRRDGTVEALLSGDPDKVDEMVARRIPVGPPAAAVTAVVPSPADPVDPAEGFRRKPTA
- the LOC120669594 gene encoding acylphosphatase-like, which codes for MATSAPADASSPPAPQRQTEPARKAVRVVVKGRVTGVGFRDWTASTAESLGLAGWVRNRRDGSVEALLSGDPAKIEDMITRRLPVGPPAATVTAVVPSPAEPVDPSAGFEIKFTV